The sequence AAAAGATGATACAAACTTTTATTTAGCAGCGGAATGCTATGAATATAGAAGTTTAACAGTCGGACAAGAAATTCAAATAGAGAATAAAGAAAAATGGGTAACAATCAACTCCACAAACCAAAACAACGGTCTTCAAGCAATTGCAGTGGTGCCTTTAAAAGACTACAAAAACTATAATAACGGGAATTTAAAAGTATATAATCATATTATTTTTGTTTCAAGAGGTTCGGAAGAGTTAGATGATTGGAAAGAAAATGTAGGTTTGCTTGATAAGGATGGTAGCAGGCAAAGTCAATTTAAATCTTATGATAAATTTGTTAATGAAACACTGAAAAAATATAGAACGATGGATTATAGTTTCACCGGCCATAGTTTGGGTGGTGGGTTGGCTCAATATGAAGCAGTCAAACATTTAAAGCCTGCCGTAACGTTTGCTGCGGCGCGCTCGTTTAATAAATTAACAGAAGAAGAGCAAGAAAAAGCTCTACGAGGAGAATACTGGGACTTAATAAAAGATTATTACCACTCAGATGATGTTGTTGGGATGTTACCGCCTAATGCAACCGTTTTTTACCAGCAATTTTTAATGAAACGGAATGCGAGTAAAAATAAATTAGATAAACTAGGTATTGGTGGACATATGCAGTCTACTTTTACAGGGTGTTTTGGAGAAGATGGTTCAGCTGAATTATTAGTTAAACCTGATGAAATTATCAATCAAATTAGACGATTAGATGATATTTTTATGAAAATGCGTCAAATAGAAAATATCATGCAAGATTATGAAGAATGGGAGAAAAGTCAGTCAAAACGCTT comes from Listeria monocytogenes and encodes:
- a CDS encoding lipase family protein, translated to MKLKDDTNFYLAAECYEYRSLTVGQEIQIENKEKWVTINSTNQNNGLQAIAVVPLKDYKNYNNGNLKVYNHIIFVSRGSEELDDWKENVGLLDKDGSRQSQFKSYDKFVNETLKKYRTMDYSFTGHSLGGGLAQYEAVKHLKPAVTFAAARSFNKLTEEEQEKALRGEYWDLIKDYYHSDDVVGMLPPNATVFYQQFLMKRNASKNKLDKLGIGGHMQSTFTGCFGEDGSAELLVKPDEIINQIRRLDDIFMKMRQIENIMQDYEEWEKSQSKRLRSRLDEETWEGGMYSELTTWDVDDVLTEVSRKYKDGIYRFHDTDKFEEFYDGNRKAIQKLSGFKEEVINAALSFNKKDKELGSWINENSKGW